One segment of Polyangiaceae bacterium DNA contains the following:
- a CDS encoding sigma 54-interacting transcriptional regulator — protein sequence MIERDDDDGFGSATTMARPRPRLLDMPGASFRVHVSTPGEPDAAFEVGQNQPTRTLIGKSPVCEIRLKDPEVSRRHAALEVVGARLWLTDLDSTNGTSVDGLAIGRAYLSGGELIRIGSATLRVERIAGTASPIVPFEEHFGDVWGASLAMRRLYVLCRRLALTEVPVVLEGETGTGKERLARALHDAGPRKKRPFIVFDCTAVTPSLIESELFGHERGAFTGSVGAHRGVFERADGGTLLVDEIGDLPPPLQAKLLRAIETSRVTRVGGEREFGVDVRLLFATRRDLDKEVQEGRFRDDLFHRIAVARLELPPLRARHGDIALLATRFWQDQGGDPRQLDAALIGAWEAYGWPGNVRELRNAVMRRVALGDLADAPELRAVSETAPTTHASLGQGDTIGRILAEDLPLEEARKVLRQEFESRYVAHALERSEGNVGRAAAFAGVAHRHFQRIKAKYEGG from the coding sequence GTGATCGAGCGAGACGACGACGACGGTTTTGGCAGCGCGACGACCATGGCGCGCCCCAGGCCGCGCTTGCTGGACATGCCAGGCGCCAGCTTTCGCGTTCACGTATCGACCCCCGGGGAGCCCGACGCCGCTTTCGAAGTCGGCCAGAACCAACCCACCCGCACCCTGATTGGCAAGAGCCCGGTCTGCGAGATCCGCCTCAAGGATCCCGAGGTGTCCCGTCGTCACGCCGCGTTGGAAGTGGTGGGTGCACGTCTCTGGCTCACCGACTTGGACTCGACCAACGGCACGTCGGTGGACGGACTCGCCATCGGTCGCGCCTACTTGTCGGGAGGGGAGCTGATCCGGATTGGGAGCGCGACGCTACGCGTGGAACGAATCGCGGGCACTGCCAGCCCGATCGTTCCCTTCGAGGAGCACTTCGGTGATGTCTGGGGAGCCAGCCTGGCCATGCGACGCCTGTACGTGCTGTGCAGACGCCTGGCGCTGACCGAAGTGCCCGTGGTGTTGGAGGGCGAGACGGGAACCGGTAAGGAGCGACTAGCTCGAGCGCTGCACGATGCGGGTCCCCGCAAGAAGAGGCCCTTCATCGTATTCGATTGCACGGCAGTCACCCCGAGCCTGATCGAGTCCGAGCTGTTCGGGCACGAGCGTGGCGCCTTCACTGGTTCCGTGGGTGCGCATCGTGGGGTGTTCGAGCGAGCCGACGGTGGCACCCTGCTAGTGGACGAGATCGGTGACCTGCCGCCACCGCTGCAAGCCAAGTTGCTGCGAGCGATCGAGACTTCGCGGGTCACTCGCGTGGGTGGTGAGCGCGAGTTCGGCGTCGACGTGCGATTGCTCTTCGCCACTCGTCGAGATCTCGACAAAGAAGTGCAAGAGGGGCGCTTTCGCGACGACCTCTTCCATCGCATTGCAGTGGCGCGGCTCGAGCTTCCGCCCTTGCGTGCACGCCACGGCGACATCGCGCTGCTGGCGACACGCTTCTGGCAAGATCAAGGCGGCGATCCGAGGCAGCTGGACGCCGCGCTGATCGGCGCATGGGAGGCCTACGGCTGGCCTGGCAACGTCCGCGAGCTGCGCAACGCGGTGATGCGACGGGTGGCGCTTGGGGATCTCGCCGACGCACCGGAACTGCGTGCGGTTTCGGAGACGGCGCCGACGACCCACGCTTCCCTCGGCCAAGGCGATACGATCGGACGCATCCTCGCCGAGGACTTGCCCCTCGAGGAGGCACGCAAGGTGCTGCGCCAGGAGTTCGAAAGCCGCTACGTGGCCCACGCACTCGAGCGATCCGAAGGCAACGTGGGACGAGCGGCGGCTTTCGCTGGTGTCGCGCACCGACACTTTCAACGCATCAAGGCCAAGTACGAAGGCGGTTGA
- a CDS encoding DUF3820 family protein produces MPPAQPVPPPDVRYLEDLVRATMPFGRYQGLHLYEIPEAYLVWMSREGFPRGKLGDQLRTVLEIKMNGLSYLLEPLIARAEAERDELDEA; encoded by the coding sequence ATGCCCCCCGCCCAGCCCGTACCGCCCCCAGATGTGCGATACCTGGAGGACTTGGTGCGAGCGACCATGCCCTTCGGTCGCTATCAGGGGTTGCACCTCTACGAGATCCCGGAGGCCTACCTGGTGTGGATGAGTCGCGAAGGCTTTCCTCGGGGCAAGCTAGGGGATCAGTTGCGCACGGTGCTCGAGATCAAGATGAACGGGCTGAGCTACTTGCTCGAACCGCTGATCGCTCGAGCAGAGGCGGAACGAGACGAGCTCGACGAGGCTTGA
- a CDS encoding serine/threonine-protein kinase: MAMRSGSQDPIREPLGAALEVEVRRIDLWIARVWQVLALICVGLALWFAAVVSRAIGFSFAVVSLVFVGWFSLVHWLLQHQRGGRWLPFVSTVVESSMPWIGLMLLTVAQGAAYALGSWVPPLVFAGLIVAATARLRPMMPLVVGISGAAAFALLHFLAVRSALPPAVAAQPLYRDETQLTRAVALIISGSVGALLAHGLRKVIARAESTVRAQDLFGKYRLVRKVASGGMGTIHDALYCPEGGFERRVAIKRIHPHLAEQQSFVQAFRHEAELCARLVHANVVQVFDFGRVEDTYFIAMEYVDGMTLLTFMRRMHAESRSLPVPLVAHVVREVLAGLTYSHTGARATDGKLLRVIHRDLSPANILLSRTGEVKISDFGIARALQDAASGSTQSMAGHIGYMAPEQAQGLAFDERSDLFALGVVLWELLAGERLFQRENQTASLLALVTASIPLISSKRDALDPAWNELLQRALARSVDERFASASEMATDLDRLAPPGGRRDAEELGAWVERALKAMQRETPNPDDVMTIELERDEAPTLRGSEPPFA; encoded by the coding sequence ATGGCGATGCGGTCGGGGTCGCAGGATCCGATCCGGGAACCGCTCGGCGCGGCTCTCGAAGTCGAGGTTCGCCGCATCGACTTGTGGATCGCGCGGGTGTGGCAGGTCCTGGCATTGATCTGCGTCGGCCTCGCCCTTTGGTTCGCTGCGGTGGTGTCGCGCGCCATCGGCTTTTCCTTTGCAGTTGTCAGCCTGGTGTTCGTTGGCTGGTTCTCGCTGGTGCATTGGCTCCTCCAACACCAGCGCGGGGGTCGATGGCTTCCCTTCGTCAGCACCGTGGTCGAGAGCTCCATGCCCTGGATCGGGCTCATGCTGCTGACCGTCGCGCAAGGGGCGGCCTACGCCCTGGGCTCCTGGGTGCCTCCGCTCGTGTTCGCCGGGCTCATCGTTGCCGCCACGGCGCGCTTGCGGCCGATGATGCCGCTCGTGGTCGGAATATCGGGTGCCGCCGCGTTCGCGCTCCTGCATTTCCTCGCGGTGCGCAGTGCGCTGCCCCCTGCCGTCGCCGCACAACCTCTGTATCGCGATGAAACGCAGCTCACGCGCGCTGTTGCGCTGATCATCTCGGGCAGCGTTGGCGCCTTGCTCGCCCACGGCCTGCGCAAGGTGATTGCGCGAGCTGAAAGCACGGTGCGAGCCCAGGATCTCTTCGGCAAGTATCGTCTGGTGCGCAAGGTGGCGTCCGGCGGCATGGGCACGATTCACGATGCACTATACTGCCCTGAGGGTGGGTTCGAGCGACGCGTAGCCATCAAGCGCATCCATCCCCACCTCGCCGAGCAACAGAGCTTCGTACAGGCCTTCCGTCACGAAGCGGAGCTCTGCGCGCGCCTAGTGCACGCCAACGTGGTGCAAGTCTTCGATTTCGGACGGGTGGAGGACACCTACTTCATTGCCATGGAGTACGTGGATGGCATGACACTGCTGACGTTCATGCGCAGGATGCACGCCGAAAGCCGCTCGCTGCCAGTGCCGCTGGTGGCTCATGTCGTGCGGGAGGTGCTTGCCGGGCTCACCTACTCACACACCGGGGCGCGGGCGACGGATGGCAAGCTGCTGCGCGTGATTCATCGCGATCTGAGCCCTGCAAACATCCTCTTGTCGCGAACCGGCGAAGTGAAGATCTCGGACTTTGGCATCGCGCGCGCGCTGCAGGACGCAGCTTCGGGCAGCACCCAGAGCATGGCTGGCCACATCGGCTACATGGCGCCCGAGCAGGCTCAAGGGCTTGCCTTCGACGAGCGTTCCGATCTCTTCGCCCTCGGCGTCGTGCTCTGGGAGCTTTTGGCGGGGGAACGGCTGTTCCAGCGCGAGAATCAGACCGCGTCGCTACTGGCGCTGGTGACGGCCTCCATCCCACTCATCAGCTCGAAGCGCGATGCGTTGGACCCCGCGTGGAACGAGCTGCTGCAGCGAGCACTGGCCCGGTCCGTGGACGAACGCTTTGCGTCCGCGTCGGAGATGGCGACAGACCTCGATCGCTTGGCGCCGCCCGGGGGCCGGCGTGACGCCGAAGAACTCGGAGCGTGGGTGGAGCGTGCCTTGAAGGCGATGCAGAGGGAAACGCCCAATCCCGACGACGTCATGACCATAGAGCTAGAACGCGACGAAGCTCCAACTCTTCGCGGCAGCGAACCTCCGTTCGCCTGA
- a CDS encoding MBOAT family protein has translation MLFNTLAYAQFLAIVFIVSWTLVNRRYAPLLPAFAVVFYALLGPRTPSALLVAAAAFGLSLTLCRLGGAKDRTARASQTAEAPAATQQPPSWQVALVSVVINYVALAFISWRHTGSEPLMAALHAMGIPWADGSVLRTGAVATFAQVAKVGVVAVILVTALRLVRARKVRLLFILGASYVFYAHWDYRFLPLILGSSSIDWLLGHAIHRAKNPRSRKLWLIGTVAVNLGILGVFKYYNFGVDSAVTALSAFGVELPRRTLDVALPVGISFFTFESMSYVIDVYRGDIEPQKSYAEYLAFVAFFPHLVAGPIVRPRDLLPQLAGAPRFSVKEGSEGLFLIAIGLLKKVAIGDYLAINLVDRVFDAPIQYSALENYSAVLGYAVQIYCDFSGYTDIAIGSALLLGVRFPLNFNSPYKATNIQDFWRRWHISLSTWLRDYLYVPLGGNRKGELRTYVNLMLTMLLGGLWHGASWTFVVWGGIHGVALAATRYYHSKRQPKRHGTNPLLTALSVFATFHLVCAAWIFFRADTFRGAWVVFSQLASLSTYHPNLSAPVVGILALGLVSHYVPEDWYQRAQRVFAQMPAPAQAAALFCVALVLREMASAEQVPFVYFQF, from the coding sequence CGCCATCCGCGCTGCTCGTGGCGGCCGCGGCCTTTGGCTTGTCCCTCACCCTCTGCCGACTGGGTGGCGCGAAGGACAGAACCGCCCGCGCGTCCCAGACGGCAGAAGCTCCCGCTGCGACGCAGCAGCCGCCCTCCTGGCAAGTCGCCCTCGTCAGCGTCGTCATCAACTACGTCGCCCTCGCCTTCATTTCTTGGCGCCACACGGGCTCGGAACCGCTCATGGCCGCGCTGCACGCTATGGGAATACCGTGGGCCGACGGCAGCGTATTGCGCACCGGAGCGGTCGCCACCTTCGCGCAAGTAGCGAAGGTCGGGGTAGTGGCCGTCATTCTCGTCACCGCGCTAAGGCTCGTGCGCGCGCGCAAGGTGCGACTGCTCTTCATTCTGGGCGCGAGCTACGTGTTCTACGCGCACTGGGACTATCGCTTTCTGCCGCTCATCCTCGGTTCCTCGAGCATCGATTGGCTGCTGGGCCACGCCATTCATCGCGCCAAGAATCCCCGCTCGCGCAAGCTGTGGCTGATCGGCACCGTCGCGGTGAACCTCGGCATCCTCGGCGTCTTCAAGTATTACAACTTCGGCGTCGACAGCGCGGTCACCGCGCTCAGTGCTTTCGGCGTGGAATTGCCGCGTCGAACCTTGGACGTCGCACTTCCCGTCGGCATCAGCTTCTTCACCTTCGAGTCGATGAGCTACGTCATCGATGTCTACCGCGGGGACATCGAGCCGCAGAAGAGCTACGCCGAGTACCTCGCCTTCGTCGCCTTCTTTCCGCACCTGGTGGCGGGTCCCATCGTCCGACCCCGAGATTTGTTGCCCCAGTTGGCAGGCGCGCCGCGCTTCAGCGTGAAGGAAGGCAGCGAGGGGCTCTTTCTGATCGCCATTGGACTGCTGAAGAAGGTCGCCATCGGCGACTACCTGGCGATCAACCTCGTCGATCGTGTGTTCGACGCACCCATCCAGTACTCCGCCTTGGAGAACTACTCGGCAGTGCTGGGCTACGCCGTGCAGATCTACTGCGACTTCTCCGGCTACACGGACATCGCCATCGGCTCCGCGCTGTTGCTCGGCGTGCGGTTCCCCCTGAACTTCAATTCGCCCTACAAGGCGACCAACATCCAGGACTTCTGGCGGCGCTGGCACATCTCGCTTTCCACCTGGCTGCGCGACTACTTGTATGTGCCGCTGGGCGGCAACCGCAAAGGCGAGCTGCGCACCTACGTGAACTTGATGCTCACCATGTTGTTGGGCGGACTGTGGCACGGAGCTTCGTGGACCTTCGTGGTCTGGGGCGGTATCCACGGCGTTGCCCTCGCCGCCACGCGCTACTACCACTCCAAGCGGCAGCCCAAGCGTCACGGGACGAATCCGCTACTGACGGCGCTTTCGGTCTTCGCCACCTTTCACCTGGTGTGCGCCGCGTGGATCTTCTTCCGCGCCGACACCTTCCGCGGCGCGTGGGTCGTGTTCTCGCAACTGGCGTCGCTGTCCACCTACCACCCGAATCTGTCCGCTCCCGTGGTCGGGATTCTCGCGCTAGGCCTCGTCTCCCACTACGTCCCTGAGGATTGGTATCAGCGGGCTCAGCGTGTCTTTGCGCAGATGCCGGCCCCGGCTCAGGCCGCCGCGTTGTTCTGCGTTGCGCTGGTCTTGCGCGAGATGGCCAGCGCTGAGCAAGTTCCCTTCGTCTATTTCCAGTTCTAG